A single window of Macaca mulatta isolate MMU2019108-1 chromosome 9, T2T-MMU8v2.0, whole genome shotgun sequence DNA harbors:
- the LRRC18 gene encoding leucine-rich repeat-containing protein 18: MAKGEKGPKGKKITLKVAKNCIKITFDGKKRLDLSKMGITTFPKCILRLNDVDELDLSRNLIRKIPDSISKFQNLRWLDLHSNYIDKLPESIGQMTSLLYLNVSNNRLTSNGLPVELKQLKNIRTVNLGLNHLDSVPTTLGALKELHEVGLHDNLLNNIPVSISKLPKLKKLNIKRNPFPKPDESETFIDSIRRLENLYVVEEKDLCAACLRKCQNARDKLNRIKNMAMTTPRKTIFPNLISPNSMAKDSWEDWRIRSTSS; this comes from the exons ATGGCTAAGGGTGAGAAAGGCCCCAAGGGCAAGAAGATCACCCTCAAGGTGGCCAAGAATTGCATCAAAATCACTTTTGATGGGAAAAAGCGCCTTGACTTGAGCAAGATGGGAATTACCACTTTCCCCAAGTGTATTCTGCGCCTCAACGACGTGGACGAGCTGGACCTTAGCCGGAATCTGATCAGGAAGATCCCTGACTCCATCTCCAAGTTCCAGAACCTCCGGTGGCTGGACCTGCACAGCAACTACATAGACAAGCTGCCTGAGTCTATTGGCCAGATGACCAGCCTGCTCTACCTCAACGTCAGCAACAACCGGCTGACCAGCAACGGGCTGCCCGTGGAGCTGAAGCAACTAAAGAACATCCGCACTGTGAACCTAGGCTTGAACCACCTGGACAGTGTGCCCACCACGCTGGGGGCCCTGAAGGAGCTCCATGAGGTAGGGCTCCATGACAACCTACTGAACAACATCCCCGTGAGCATCTCTAAGCTCCCCAAGCTGAAAAAGCTCAACATAAAGCGGAACCCCTTTCCAAAGCCAGACGAGTCGGAAACGTTCATAGACTCCATCAGGAGGCTGGAGAACTTGTATGTGGTGGAGGAGAAGGATCTGTGTGCGGCTTGCCTGAGAAAATGCCAAAACGCCCGGGACAAGCTGAATAGAATCAAGAACATGGCCATGACGACACCGAGAAAGACCATCTTTCCCAATCTGATCTCACCCAATTCTATGGCCAAGGACTCCTGGGAAGACTGGAG AATACGCTCAACATCTTCCTAA